One stretch of Mangifera indica cultivar Alphonso chromosome 9, CATAS_Mindica_2.1, whole genome shotgun sequence DNA includes these proteins:
- the LOC123225019 gene encoding ABSCISIC ACID-INSENSITIVE 5-like protein 2, which translates to MGIQTMGSQSNGQQSHLQPSRQNSWYNLTLNEVENQLGILEKPLGSMNMDELLKNVWTSESDEIENTSSPSCLQQRQTSMMLARALSGKTVDQVWKEIQQGYEKRFGRQREPSLGEVTLEDFLIQAATVSPSMELDSPQPMAMTPSIPTLSNTITPTRKREADANAIEKSIERRLRRKIKNRESAARSRARKQAYHNELVSKVSRLEESNIKLKKEKEFDNMLGSESLNQPKCQLRRTSSSLF; encoded by the exons ATGGGGATTCAAACAATGGGAAGTCAAAGTAATGGGCAACAGTCACATCTACAGCCCTCTAGACAAAACTCATGGTATAATTTAACATTGAATgaagttgagaatcaattagggATTTTAGAGAAACCCTTGGGAAGTATGAATATGGATGAGCTTCTTAAGAATGTATGGACCTCTGAGTCTGATGAAATTGAGAACACTTCATCACCATCTTGTTTGCAACAACGTCAGACGAGCATGATGTTGGCAAGGGCGTTGAGTGGGAAGACAGTGGATCAAGTTTGGAAAGAAATTCAACAAGGTTATGAGAAGAGGTTTGGTCGTCAAAGGGAACCGTCACTTGGGGAAGTTACTTTGGAGGATTTCTTGATACAGGCAGCAACAGTTAGTCCTTCCATGGAATTGGATTCTCCGCAACCAATGGCTATGACACCTTCAATTCCTACCTTGTCAAACACAATAACACCAACCCGAAAGCGAGAGGCTGATGCTAATGCAATTGAGAAGAGTATTGAGAGGAGGCTGAGACGGAAGATCAAAAACAGGGAATCTGCTGCTCGTTCACGAGCTAGAAAACAG GCCTATCATAATGAGCTTGTCAGCAAGGTTTCACGTCTTGAAGAAAGCAATATAAAGCTCAAGAAAGAGAAG gAATTTGATAATATGCTTGGATCTGAATCATTAAACCAACCAAAATGCCAACTGCGGAGGACGAGCTCATCTTTATTCTGA